The genomic segment GCTGATATTAGCGCTTGTCATAACCAGTGCTGTAAAGGGAATGCAGGAAAGCAGGAGGTAATGGAGGGGGGTATAAGGCAGCATGACTCCAAAGTAATTATTTTTAGGTGATACAGCCTGGGCTATTAAATGATTTGTTTTGTTGTCATATCTTTTTTTTAAAATTACTATGGGACATTGAATTGAGTTTAAAAGTATTTCATCTTCCAGGTCTATTTGAGCATATTTTTTTATAATATCAAGATTATAAGACATAAGAGCCAGGGGTTTTTCTTCACGGGCTTTTCTCTGGCGAAGGCATGAGACAGCATCTTGATTTTGGGCATCAGCAGCAAGGTGAAACCCTCCAAGCCCTTTTAATGCCACAATATTACCGGATTTCAGCAATTGTGCGGTTTTTAAAACAGGGTCAGTGGTTTTAATTTCATTTCCATGTTTATCACAAAGTTTTACCTGGGGACCGCATACAGGACAGGCGTTGGGCTGGGCGTGAAATCTCCTGTTTTCAGGATTATCATATTCAGCCTGGCAGTTTTTGCACATGGGAAATATTTTCATGGATGTGTTAGGCCGGTCATAGGGAATATTGTCAATAATAGTATAGCGCGGCCCGCAATTGGTACAGTTTATGAACGGATAACCGAATCTTGGGTCAAGAGGATCCATCATTTCCCTGAGACAATCCCGGCATATGGATACATCAGGGGAGATTAAAGTTGATGCAGCCTTGCCTGCCTTGCTTTTTATTATTGAAAACCTTGAATATTCAACAACTGGCTCAGGGCAGGACAAGAATTCTGTGATATGAGCTAAGGGCGGTTTTTTGATTTCAATATCTCTGCAAAAAGCTGATATATCTTCAGGCAGACCCTGAGCATGAATCAATACCCCTTCCGAGGTATTGGCTGCATTACCCTTGATATTATATTTTTTTGCAAGTTGAAAAACAAAGGGCCGAAAGCCTACGCCCTGAACAATGCCGTTGATTTTCAACCCTTTTGCAATTAATTTGTCTGTCATATTTTTATTTGGGCAGATCCCATCTGACACCAGGGAGTTTGGGAGGAATTTCCTTTGTATTATCCCTGTCTGTTTCAGGTTCTGATTTTAAATCCTGTCTGAATTTTACTGTTTCAATAACTTCCTGGGCTGCTGCAACAAAGCCTGAAACATCTGAAAGGGTTGCAGGAATTATCATGGTGTTATTGGTTTTTGCAAGCCTGCCAAATTCGGTAATATACTGCTCTGCAATCCTGAGATTAACAGCTTCACTGCCTCCTTCCCTGCCAATGGCCTGGGCAACCTTTGCTATTCCCCTGGCTGTTGCTTCAGCAACCCTTTCAATCTCTGCTGCCCGGCCTTCGGCCTCATTAATCCGTTTTTGCTTTTCACCTTCAGATTCTGCTATCATGGCTTGTCTTTTGCCGTCAGCCCTGTTAATCTCTGCCTGTTTTTTTCCTTCAGATTCGGCAATTTCAGCCCGTTTATCCCGTTCTGCCCTCATCTGTTTTTCCATAGCTTCTATTATGCCCTGTGGGGGTACAATGTCTTTAACCTCATACCTGGTAACCTTTACTCCCCAGGGATCGCTGGCCTCATCTACTGATTGAACAACCTTTGAATTGATTACCTCCCTTGCTTCAAAGGTTCCGTCCAGATCAAAGGTTCCAAAAATGCTTCTCATGGTTGTCTGGGCAAGCTGGGCAACAGCATATTTGTAATTATCAATACCATAAGCAGATTTCTGGGCATCAACAACTTGCAGATAAAGAATTCCGTCCACTCCAATAGATACATTATCTTTTGTAATACATGTCTGCTGGGGAACATCAATAGCTTCTTCCTTTAAAGACCGCTTATAAGCCACCTTGTCTAAAAAAGGCACAAGAACATGAAATCCTGCATCCAGGGTTCTGCTGTATTTTCCCAGGCGTTCAATAACAAAAGCTGTGCGCTGGGGAACAATGCGCACTGTTTTAAAAAAAGCGACAATAACAAAAGCGGCAATTCCAACGGCAATTATTTCCGGCATAAAACCTCCTCTTTTTTGACATCTTCTTTAATTGGTTCAACATAGAGTACAATGCTTTCATGGCTGGCAATCCTGACATACTGACCCTGTACAAAAATCTGGTCGCAAAGGGTTTGGGCCTGCCAGGTTGCGCCTTTAAACATTACTCTGCCAGGTCTTCCTTTGGAAATGGATTCCTGGACTATAGCGGTTTTCCCTGTAAAATCATCTGTTATATCAGGTTCATTTTCATTAACAGGAGGATTAAAGTATTTTCTGAGGGTTACAAGGGCAATAATTGATGTAAGTGTAAATATTGTAACCTGCATGGGAACGCCTATATTCAGAAGATAGACAAGCAGGGCAGTAAGCCATGCCCCTGCTCCAAAAAAAACAATAATTACTCCTGGTAATGCAAATTCCCCAATCACACAGCACAGCCCGATTATAAACCAGATAAATATCGGATCCTTGATTGCTTCAAAGCTCATTTTTCACCTGCTTTCCAGGTTATAAGATTTGTCTGCATGTTTATTCCTTTTTTTATTATATTGCTACATATTATTATACAAATATACAAGAATAATATTTCAAATTATATTACAAAAATATATATCTTTGTAATAATTAATATTTATTACCAGTTCGATCTTGACAATATTAATATATTCAACTATTTAAATTAACTTGAAAGTATCATTGCATATCTTGACAACTATTAACTAAGGAGAAAAATCATGAAACAATTATTTAAAGTCCTGGCATGTACTCTATTTGTATCATTATTTTGTGCCCCGGCAATGGGAGCAGGTAAAATCTTGCTGGTACAAAGCTATTATTCTGACTATTCCTGGGTAAATTCTATTACTGACGGAGTAAAAAAAGGACTTGAAGGCAGCGGTGCCCAGCTTGAAATTTTTTATATGGATACCAAGCGAAATACCAGTGCTGAATGGAAAATAGAGTCTGGAGAACTGGCAAAAAAAAAGGTTGCAGAGTTTAAGCCTGATATAATCATACCTGCTGATGACAATGCACAGCAGTTTTTTGCAAAAGATTATGTTGGAAAACAAGGGATAAATATAGTGTTTACAGGGGTTAATGCAGACCCTGGCAAATATGGTTATCCTGCATCCAATGCAACTGGAGTTATCCAGAAACCTCTTTTTGTACCAAGTATTGAAATGCTCCTGAAAATAAAGCCTGATATAAAAAAGATTGCATTGATAAGTGATGACGGTCCCACATCTGATGCCATGATTTCATATATGAAAACCTTAAAAGCACCGGTTGAGGTAGTTTCATATGACCAGCCTTCAACATTTGACCAATGGAAATCCCTGATAGAACAATATCAGAAAACAGTTGATGCAATTGCTGTAAACCTTTACCAGACTATTAAAGAATCAGCAGGCAACAAAAGCCTTCCCCAAAAGACTGTCATGGAATGGACAATGGCTAACAATAAACTGCCGATTATGGGTTTGTATGAAGATGCTTTTGATGATGGTGCATTATGCGGCATTGCGGAGTCAGGTGAAGAACAGGGCTTACAGGCAGCTTCTCTTGCAGTTCAGATTTTAAATGGTAAAAAACCTGGAGATTTGAAAATTGTAATTCCCACCAAAGGTCTTGTTGTTGTTAATTTAAAAACTGCTGAAAAGCTTGGACTGACTATTCCTTTTGAAATACTTGAATCTGCCGGCAGGATAATTGAATTTTAAGTTCTTTGATAAGGCAGGGGGTTAAATATATGCAACTCAGTATGAAAAATAAATACCTGATTTCAAATATTATCCTGATTTCTATGGGTATGATGATATCTGCTGGTATTTCATATCTAATCCTCTCAGGTACTCTTGAAAAAAATATTCATTCCACGATTATTCAAAACAGCAATTTTGCAATTACTAATATTAATGGATGGCTTGAAGATAAAAAAAGCAATATTAAAGGATGGGCAAGATCAAATCTTTATCAGACTGCTTTAAAAGACACTTACATGGGGCGGAGTGCCCGTAAGGCAGTCAATAAACAGCTGCCTGTTTTATTAAAGGACTATGCTGGTTTTGAAGAGATATTTATTACAAATGAAAAAGGGGTTGTTATAGCGTCTTCTGATCCTGAAACAAAAGACAGTGTTAATTATTCGGATCATGAAGCTTTTAAACAGTCCATAAAAGGCAGTATTTATGTTGCAGATCCTGAATACTGCAAGACACATAATTTCCCTGTGTTTATAATATCAGCACCTGTTTTAGAAGACTCAAAACCAAAGGGTGTATTTTTTTGCAAGATACTGCTTGAGTTTTTTAATGCAAAATTTATTGATCCCATAAAGCCCTCTGACTCAGGTTATGCTTTTATGTTTGATAAAAAAGGCAGGATCACTGCCCATCCTGACAAATCAAATATTTTAAAGAAAAATATCACCAGTCTTGAATTTGGTAAAAAGTTTATAAAAAATCAGGAAGATATTTTTACATATAAAGATAAAGGTATAAAAAAAACAGCAGCTATGAAAAAAATTGTGCCTATGGACTGGACAATTGCAGTTATAGCTGTTGATAGAGAAATATATGCCCCGGTTAGTCGGGCAAGGTTTGTTAATGCAGTAATTACTGTTATTGCAATACTAGTTACTGTCATAATAACCCTGATTCTTGTTAATTCAACCACTAAGCCTCTTGATGAAATTGTAACAGGCCTGACAAATTCAAGCGAGTATATATCTTCAGCATCAGGCCAGATCAAATCTTCCAGTCAGATATTGTCCAGCGGTGCATCATCTCAGGCTGCATCCATTGAAGAAACTTCCTCATCCTTAGAGCAGATGTCTGCAATGACCAGGCAGAATGCAGATAATGCAATTCAGGCAGATCAACTTATGAAAGAAGCTGTCTTGATTATTGAAAAAGCAAATAAAACAGCCGGTGAACTGACCAAATCAATAACAGAGATCAGGGATGCAAGTGAAGAAACCTTTAATATTATTAAAACAATTGATGAAATTGCTTTTCAGACAAACCTGCTTGCTTTGAATGCAGCAGTTGAAGCAGCAAGGGCAGGTTCAGGAGGCGCAGGGTTTGCGGTTGTAGCAGGAGAGGTCAGAAATCTTGCCATGAGAGCATCAGACGCAGCAAAAAATACCTCTGTTCTGATTGAAGGCATTGTACAAAAAATCAAAAGCGGATCTGAATATGTTATCAGTAATGATAAAGCATTTGAAGATGTTGCCTCAAGCACCCTGAAGGTTAATGATCTTGTAAGTGAAATTGCTGCTGCTTCCAGTGAACAGGCTCAGGGAATAGAGCAGGTGAATAAAGCTGTTGCAGATATGGATAAAATTATTCAGCAAAATGTTTTGAATGCAGATCAGACACATTCTGCTTCAGAAGAAATGTACAAACATGCAGAGCTTTTAAAAGACTTTGTAGAAAATCTTTTAACCCTGATTCAAGGAAAACATAAACCTTAGAAAAGGAGATATATATCATGAAATTAGAGGTTAAAATTCCCAGTGTTGGGGAATCTGTGCAAGAGGCTGTTCTTGCCCAATGGCTTAAACAGGACGGGGATATTGTTAAAAAAGATGAATCTCTGTTTGTGATTGAAACTGATAAGGTTACCTTAGATGTTAATGCTGAAGAAAGCGGGATACTTAAAATCCTGGTTGGTGAAGGTGAAACAGTGGCAATTGGTGCAGTTGTTGGTACTATTGATATTCAATCTGCCCAAAAAGATATAAAAAAAGATGTTGAAGAAGATAAAGATATTAAGGAAAAAACTAAGGAAGAAACAGAGCCGCAAACTGCTCCGGTAAAACAAGATATAAACAGTGACGACAATACCGGGCTTTCTCCATCAGTGCGCCGCCTGGCAAAACAGAAAAATGTAGATTTAAGCAAAATAATCGGAACAGGCCCTGGAGACAGGATTACCAAAGGCGATATACTGCTTTACCTTGAATCAGAGGCTGTGTGTGATCCGGAACCGGTTACACCTGAAAAAGATTCAAAACCTGGGGTAAAGGATATAATCCGCAAACCCATGACTCCCATACGAAAACGTATAGCAGCCCGTCTTTTAGAGGCAAGGCAGAATACTGCCATGCTTACAACCTTTAATGATATTGATATGAGCCGGTCAATGGATATCAGGTCTCAATATAAAGATGCTTTTAAGAAAAAATTTGATGTAAATCTGGGTTTTATGTCTTTTTTTATTAAAGCCAGTGTCCAGGCATTAAAAGAATTTCCTGAAATCAATGCTTTTATTGAAGGCAGTGATATTGTTTATCATAATTATTATCATGTGGGTATTGCAGTGGGTTCTCCTAAAGGACTGGTGGTGCCGGTAATCCGTGATGCTGATAAACTTGGTTTTTCCGAGATTGAGCAGGCCATAGTTGATTATGTTGATAAAATAAAGGAAAACCGCCTGGAATTATCAGATATGGAAGGAGCCACTTTTACCATAACAAATGGCGGTGTTTTCGGCTCTCTTTTAAGCACCCCCATACTGAATCCACCCCAGAGCGGCATTCTTGGAATGCACAGGATTGAAAAAAAGCCTGTTGTTATCAATGATGAGATTGTAATCCGCCCGATGATGTATGTGGCTCTCAGCTATGATCACCGTATTGTTGACGGCAGGGAGGCTGTAACATTTTTAAAGCGGATTAAGGAATATGTAGAAAATCCTGAACGTATGCTCATGGAGGTTTAACTATGGATAAAAAATATGATCTTGTTATTATTGGTTCAGGCCCTGGAGGATATGTTGCAGCTCTTAAAGCTGCTGAACTTGGTTTTAAGACTGCCTGTGTTGAAAAATCAAAGACCCTTGGGGGAGTATGTCTTAATGTGGGATGTATTCCCAGTAAAGCACTTCTTGATTCCAGTGAGCATTATTTTCAGGCCAAAGAGAAATTTGCCGATCATGGTATTATAACAGGTAATATATCCCTTGACCTGAAAACCATGATGGGAAGAAAGGAAAAAGTGGTTGCAGATCTCACAGATCAGCTCCGCAAGCTTCTTGAAAATAATAAAATTGATATAGTCCAGGGTACAGGGACGATTAAGGGTGAAAATCAGGTAGAGGTTGTACAGGAATCTGATACTTTAAAGCTTAATGCAAAAAATATCCTCCTTGCCACAGGCAGTATTCCTGCTGCAGTTCCCGGTCTGGAATTTGACGGGCAGCATATAATAAGCTCCACTGAAGCACTTTCTTTTGAAAAGGTTCCCGGGCATCTTTGTATTGTTGGCGGAGGTTTTATAGGTCTGGAACTTGGTTCTGTATGGGCGCGTCTGGGAGCAGAGGTAACAATAATTGAAATGCTTCCCAGGATTGCAGGAACCCTGGATGGACAGATAATCAGGACTCTGGAAAGAATTCTTAAAAAACAAGGACTTGATTTTAAATTAAATACCCGTGTTACCAGTGCAGATATTGCAGACCGGAATATAAAGGTAAGCTTTGAAACCAAAGGGGAAAACTCCACCCTGGAATGTGATAAACTTCTTGTAGCAGTAGGCAGAAGACCAATGACTTTGGGTCTTGGCCTGGAAGATATGGGCATTAAAACTGACAAAAAAACCGGTCATATAATCGTTGATTCTCAATACCGCACCAATATTCCTTCAATATATGCAATAGGCGATCTTATACCAGGCCCCGCGCTTGCACATAAAGCATCTGCCGAAGGTTCTGCTGCTGTTGAAAACATGGCAGGCCTGTCAGGAGATGTTAATTACAATACCATGCCTTCTGTGGTATATACATGGCCTGAAGCAGGATGTGTGGGTATTACAAAAGAACAGGCTAAAGAACAAAAGATTCCCCATAAGATCGGCAGTTTTCCTTTTGGCGGCACAGGCCGTGCCAGATGTATGGGAGAAACTGACGGATTTGTCAAGATTATCTCCCACAGCAAAACAGACCGGGTTTTAGGGGTTCATATTCTTGGGCCAAGGGCTTCTGATTTGATTGCAGAATGTGTGCTTGCAATGGAATTTGGTGCAAGCTCCGAAGATATAGCCAGAACTGTCCACAGCCATCCCACATTTTCAGAAGCTGTTATGGAAGCAGCCATGTCAGCCTGGAAGCATTAAGCCTGAATGTGTCAAATAGGATTGTTTTCTTTGAAAAATTCTGATAAACTTAAATTTTTTAACAATGCGGCTTGATATTTATTTGAGGTTTAGAATTAATAGATTATTTTAACTGTTTAATAATTATATGTTTTTATGAAAGCACCAAAGAACAGACGGGTATTTGTTGTTGGCTATGGAGCTGCAACACCTCTTGGTACTACTTTTGAGAAAACCTGGGAAAGAGCTGTCAAAGGAGATACAGGTTTTCAGAAAGTAAGCAGGTGTAAGGTAAACTCTCTTAGCAATGTTGTTGGTGAAATACCTGGCTGGAATCCAGAATCACTTGATTTTGTAGATAGAAAAGAGGCATATAACTGGAATGCTGATTTTGTTATCCTTACAATGGCTGTATGCAGAGAAGCCCTTGGAAGGGCTGGACTGATAATTGACAGGCATACCGGGCCCAAAACAGCCTGTCTTATTGGTTCTGCCTTAAATGGTACAGATGCCTTTAGAATAGCTATGAATAATTATATAAAAAAGGGACCCTTTAAGATCAGTCCCTATCTTCTTCCAAATCTCTGCGCCAATATTCCTTCAGGTAAGGCTGGTATGATGCTGGGTTTTACAGGCCCTGTATTTTCCCCTCAGGGAGCATGTGCTTCAGGAAATCATGCAATTGGAATCGGATCCCGCATGATTCGTGACGGGGACTGTGATTTTGCGCTTGCAGGGGGTGTGGATACCTGTATTATGCCGGAAATAATTCACGGTTTTGCAAATATGAATGCTACAATAAAGATTGTTGAAGGAGACCGTGCGTTTATAGATCCAGGCCAGGCATCCAGGCCTTTCAGCATTGACAGAAAAGGAATGGTTCTTTCTGAAGGGTGCGGGGTTCTGGTTCTTGCAGCCCAGGAAATGATTAAGCCTTACGGACTTGTTCCCAGAGCAGAAGTCGCAGGTATAGGCTGGACTTCAGATGCCCATCATTTTACTTTACCTAATCCTGATACTATTAAACTGGCTATAAATCAGGCTGTTGATGATGCCCAGATTCAGCCCGGGGATATAGGCTATGTCAGTGCCCACGGAACATCAACCCCAAAAGGAGATGCAACAGAGATAGATTGTCTCAGATTTATATTTGGCCGCCATATAGAGCATATGCCTGTATCATCCAACAAGTCCCAGATTGGTCATACCCTGGGAGCTTCTGCTGCCATAGAAGCTATGCTTGGTATTGAAGCCATGTATAAAGGCCTTGTACTGCCGACAATGAATCATATTCCTGATCCTGGTTTAAGTGATATTGATGTTGTTCCCAATAAAGTGCGCAGGCATAATTATGAATTTTTCCTTTCCAATGCTTTTGGGTTTGGCGGAACAAACTGCTGTGTTATTTTTAAAGGTGTATAATATGCGGCCAAAACCTTTTATTCCTGAGATTATTGATGATAACAAGCATTATGTGAGAGACAAAACCAGCAGCCTGGTATGGCATAAATGTTTTTCCCGTGTTCTTTATGCGGATACAGACAGATCCCAGGTGGTTTATCATGCAAATTATCTGAGATATTTTGAAATGGGCAGGGCATCCCTTATGCGGGAAGCTGCTTATCCCTACCGCGAGATTGAAGAAAGCGGTTATATATATCCTATTATAAAGGTAGGCCTGGATTATTACAGTCCCCTGCATTATGACGATTCCATGTGTATATATACCAGACCTTCTGACCTTGAACGAGTCAGGCTTCAATTTGACTATGTTATTACCAATGAACAAACCAGAGAGCTTGTTTGTAAGGGATTTACACGCCATTGTGCCATAAATGCTTCAGGTACCCCTGTTGGTGTGGATAAAAAAACTGCTCTTTTATGGAAAATCTTTCCAAAGTGAATATCCACCGTGAAGAATATACAAAAACACTGGAATTAAACATTGATATCCAGCCTTATTTCTTAGATCATCAATTTGAAAATAAACCTGTACTGCCTGCTGTTGAAGCCATGCAGATTTTAAGCCGGGCAGTTTTCCCATACCTGGAAAATAAAGATATAAACTGTATTGCCAATGCTGAATTTCCCAGGTTTCTTCCCATTCCTTTTAATGAAAAAACTATTCCTGTTTTTATTAATATTGATTTGCACAAAAAAGGCAGTATAAAAGCAGTATTAATAACTCAAACCCTGTCTAAGAAAATGAAAATAAGACGCATGAAAGAGCATGTAAGCCTTGAGTTTCTGACTTGTGACAATAATATTGATAAATCTTTTCAAATACATCCAATCAAAGAAAAATATTTTGAAATACCGGCCCAGAGAATATATAAAGAACTTATTCCTTTCGGTCCTGCATATCATAATATTCACGACAAACTTAAAATAACGGAAAACCAGGCTGAAGCATTTGTTTATGCTGGAGATTTTGCAAGTGACTATTCCCCTGCAGGTTCACCATTTCCCCTTGATGCAGCATTTCATGCAGCCTGTGTATGGGGCCAGAGATACGCAGGTATTGTGGCTTTTCCCATAGGACTTGACAAACGCCATATAATCAAACCTGCACAGCCTGGAAATACTTACACTGCAAGAATCAAACCTGTTTCCCAAAAATCTTCCCTGCTTATCTTTGATATTGAGATTTATAATCTTCAAGACAATTTATGTGAAAGTACATCAGGAGTGAAGATGAAGGATGTAAGCTCGGGCAGGCTTAGGCCCCCTGATTGGGTCTGCATGTAAAATTCCCGCACTGCCTATTTTTCCATATTCAGTAAATAAAAAAATCCTTGCTATGAAAATTACTTTTGTTTATGACATATGACCACATGGTCATAAAAAAATCGAGGGTATTAAAAATCATGAATATTTCTTTTATAGACAAGAGTTTAAATTCAATTAAAGATAAAATTGACAGGGGAGTCCGCCTGGATTTTGAAGACGGCATGAATCTGTATAAAAGCCATGACCTTATAGGTGTTGGCAGGCTGGCTCATTCAGTTCGGCAGAAACTTCACGGCAATACTGCATATTATGTGTATAACCAGCATATAAACTATACAAACGTCTGCATCAACCGCTGCCGTTTCTGTGCTTTTGCCAGGGACAAGGAAGAAAACGGCTCTTATACATATTCCATTGAGGATATAAAAGAGCGCCTTAAATCCCGTATAAATGAACCGGTGCGGGAACTGCACATAGTCGGGGGGCTGAATCCTTCACTTCCTTTTGAGTATTACCTTGATCTGCTCAAAACTGCCCGTGAAATCCGGCCTGGAGCATGTATTAAGGCATTTACAGCAGTTGAAATTGATTATCTTGCCCAGATTTCAGGGCTGAACCTGGAGCAGACTATTGAAGAACTGAAAAAAGCAGGTCTTGCCATGAATCCGGGAGGCGGGGCTGAGGTTATGAGTGATCGAATCTGGCAGGAATTGTTTCCCAGGAAGATCAACAGCAGCCGGTGGCTTGAAATCGTGGAAACACTCCACAGGGCAGGGCTGAAAGGCAATGCCACAATGCTTTATGGTCATATTGAAACCATTGAGGAGCGTGTCAGCCATCTTATAAAGCTTAGGGAACTTCAGGATAAAACAGGAGGATTTTCTGCTTTTATCCCTCTTGCATTTCATCCTCAAAACACAAAACTTTCCCATATTCCAGGCACTACGGGATTTGACGATCTTAAAGCAGTGGCAGCTGCCCGGCTTATGCTGGATAATTTTGACCATATAAAAGCCTACTGGGTCATGATAGGTGAAAAACTTGCACAGATTGCCCTTTCCTTTGGTGCTGATGATCTTGACGGAACCATTGTTGAAGAAAAAATTACCCATATGGCAGGAGCCACATCTCCAAAAGGACTGACGCGGGATCATATGGAGCATTTGATTATATCTGCGGGATTTATTCCAGTGGAACGGGATTCCTTTTACAATCATGTTAATACAGATAAACCAGGAGGCAGACCCTGAAATGATTGATAAAATTATTGAAAAAGCAGGAGCAGACCAGCGGCTTACTCCTGGAGAAAGCCTGGAACTTTTCCATAAGGCAGAGCTTATGACCCTGGGTGATCTTGCAGATAAAAAACGCCATAAGCTTCACAGGGAGCCGGTTGTTACCTATGTTGTTGACCGGAATATTAATTATACCAATGTGTGCATGTCAGGATGTCTTTTCTGCGCTTTTTACTGCACAGAAAACAGTGACAATGCTTATATAATTTCAGGGGATTTACTCAGGCAGAAGATCCAGGAAACCATTGATCTCGGGGGAACCCAGATTTTACTCCAGGGCGGAATGCACCCCGGACTTG from the Desulfonema limicola genome contains:
- a CDS encoding polyketide synthase dehydratase domain-containing protein, encoding MENLSKVNIHREEYTKTLELNIDIQPYFLDHQFENKPVLPAVEAMQILSRAVFPYLENKDINCIANAEFPRFLPIPFNEKTIPVFINIDLHKKGSIKAVLITQTLSKKMKIRRMKEHVSLEFLTCDNNIDKSFQIHPIKEKYFEIPAQRIYKELIPFGPAYHNIHDKLKITENQAEAFVYAGDFASDYSPAGSPFPLDAAFHAACVWGQRYAGIVAFPIGLDKRHIIKPAQPGNTYTARIKPVSQKSSLLIFDIEIYNLQDNLCESTSGVKMKDVSSGRLRPPDWVCM
- the mqnE gene encoding aminofutalosine synthase MqnE, which codes for MNISFIDKSLNSIKDKIDRGVRLDFEDGMNLYKSHDLIGVGRLAHSVRQKLHGNTAYYVYNQHINYTNVCINRCRFCAFARDKEENGSYTYSIEDIKERLKSRINEPVRELHIVGGLNPSLPFEYYLDLLKTAREIRPGACIKAFTAVEIDYLAQISGLNLEQTIEELKKAGLAMNPGGGAEVMSDRIWQELFPRKINSSRWLEIVETLHRAGLKGNATMLYGHIETIEERVSHLIKLRELQDKTGGFSAFIPLAFHPQNTKLSHIPGTTGFDDLKAVAAARLMLDNFDHIKAYWVMIGEKLAQIALSFGADDLDGTIVEEKITHMAGATSPKGLTRDHMEHLIISAGFIPVERDSFYNHVNTDKPGGRP